The proteins below are encoded in one region of Ereboglobus luteus:
- a CDS encoding endopygalactorunase — protein sequence MRPLPALALCIFLMAGPGRAHAAATPNIASVTGDTITLITGTTYSFTVDSQRDEGLVSTAATVAQLAKQLAPSGKITITRAGKKLDDADTPAAGDTLVIAGKPKRTLAIKTTEAALAGSLTLHRESITAGAAPSEITLDFTAGQRTPNATVAFEIPAGINVTMDNTFVNVIGRGEVPLSGLATQSIGRTGTNYSYKQVGRVSIKGDPSTGQAVLFTGIDLRPLNTPDIRLRITGVQLAKTGDYIFKAVYKTTAPKSLSSPMDAPSSVAKLTATNSISDFAREPLRQFTYTENADTHTSATFTWAPVRSSGSEAAIQISTDNARTWKTLRSVNLADGSVSVKGIEPGKLCAFRLAVSGGSAAGNSNVEWYYSGKRDIKSFGVNGNGETDETNAINAAIAETHRLGGGTLRFTKGDYNVRTLHLLSNVWLYLDAGATIQCIGDCDEPEPTWFSDRDYRSGLNPTDPKPYREPENWLTKQDVGHTFFRNAMFFAERQDNIKIVGTGRITGNGKIATSDRVMNSPAGKRADKMFTLKLCTNIEIGGHSNGKDLWYDREKDVPYYIEYDDAGARHHNFDVSNMLHIDRGGHFVVLATGSDDLHMHDTYFAKHHSGNARDIYDFMACGNVTVTNIYSKVSSDDIVKPGSDCSLGFTRPVRNYKVRNIVGDTNCNLFQIGSETADDIQDLCVDNIYVLAANKAGFSISTNDGAHIKNVHLNCGHTGTLHSRSKMLRTRAPFFISISNRGRVLGADVERYKFDENGSVRDELLVTNSDIGRVENIIINAIDCEEVYGGSSYGNKPRWRAYDGKLNRATPIIAGFKIPDNKDVHGGLKFKLPNGLHTGYITNVQFTDVTVLVKGGNPESDRDANPPEIGVGRYNVGDLKTQPAYGFWARHVKDFLLKDCAVNYETPDARHAVVLDDVIGARIENLKAPTPENGALLVKKIKSQDVIIK from the coding sequence ATGCGTCCACTCCCCGCACTCGCCCTTTGCATTTTTCTCATGGCCGGCCCTGGCCGCGCGCACGCCGCGGCAACACCGAACATCGCGTCCGTCACCGGCGACACGATCACGCTGATCACCGGCACCACGTATTCATTCACGGTTGATTCACAGCGGGATGAGGGCCTCGTCTCCACCGCCGCCACCGTGGCGCAACTCGCCAAACAACTCGCACCATCCGGCAAAATCACCATCACGCGCGCCGGCAAAAAACTCGACGATGCCGACACGCCCGCCGCCGGCGACACGCTTGTCATCGCCGGAAAACCAAAACGCACCCTCGCCATCAAGACCACCGAGGCCGCGCTTGCCGGCTCGCTCACGCTCCACCGCGAATCAATCACCGCCGGGGCCGCGCCCTCCGAAATCACGCTCGACTTCACCGCCGGCCAGCGCACGCCAAACGCCACCGTCGCCTTTGAAATTCCCGCCGGCATCAATGTCACCATGGACAACACCTTCGTGAACGTCATCGGACGCGGCGAAGTTCCGCTCAGCGGACTCGCCACGCAATCCATTGGGCGCACCGGCACGAATTATTCCTACAAGCAAGTCGGGCGCGTTTCCATCAAGGGCGACCCGTCCACCGGCCAGGCGGTTCTCTTCACCGGTATCGACCTGCGCCCGCTCAACACGCCCGACATCCGCCTGCGCATCACCGGCGTCCAGCTCGCGAAAACGGGCGATTATATTTTCAAGGCCGTTTACAAAACCACCGCGCCGAAATCCCTCTCCAGCCCGATGGACGCGCCTTCGTCGGTCGCAAAACTCACCGCGACCAATTCCATTTCCGATTTCGCCCGCGAACCGCTCCGCCAGTTCACCTACACCGAAAACGCCGACACCCACACGAGCGCGACCTTCACGTGGGCGCCCGTGCGTTCCTCCGGCAGCGAAGCCGCCATTCAAATTTCGACCGACAACGCCCGCACGTGGAAAACACTGCGCTCCGTCAATCTCGCCGACGGCTCCGTATCCGTTAAGGGAATCGAGCCGGGCAAACTTTGCGCGTTCAGGCTCGCGGTTTCCGGCGGCTCAGCGGCCGGAAATTCAAACGTGGAATGGTATTACTCGGGCAAGCGGGACATCAAATCTTTCGGCGTCAATGGCAACGGCGAAACCGACGAAACCAACGCCATCAACGCCGCCATCGCGGAAACCCACCGCCTCGGCGGCGGCACGCTCCGCTTCACCAAAGGCGACTACAACGTCCGCACGCTGCACCTCCTCAGCAACGTCTGGCTCTACCTCGACGCCGGCGCGACCATCCAGTGCATCGGCGATTGCGACGAACCCGAACCCACCTGGTTCAGCGACCGCGACTACCGCAGCGGCCTCAATCCCACCGACCCCAAGCCCTACCGCGAACCCGAAAATTGGCTCACGAAACAGGACGTCGGCCACACCTTTTTCCGTAACGCCATGTTTTTTGCCGAGCGGCAGGACAACATAAAAATCGTCGGCACCGGACGCATCACGGGCAACGGCAAGATCGCCACATCCGACAGGGTCATGAACAGTCCCGCCGGCAAGCGCGCCGACAAAATGTTCACGCTCAAACTCTGCACCAACATCGAAATCGGCGGCCACTCCAATGGAAAAGACCTCTGGTATGACAGGGAAAAGGACGTGCCCTATTACATCGAATACGACGACGCCGGCGCGCGCCATCACAACTTCGACGTGTCCAACATGCTCCACATCGACCGCGGCGGCCACTTCGTCGTCCTCGCCACCGGCTCCGACGACCTGCACATGCACGACACCTATTTTGCAAAACACCACTCCGGCAACGCGCGCGACATCTACGACTTCATGGCTTGCGGCAATGTCACCGTCACCAACATCTACTCAAAAGTCAGTTCCGACGACATCGTGAAACCCGGCTCCGATTGCTCGCTCGGCTTCACGCGCCCCGTCCGCAATTACAAGGTTCGCAACATCGTCGGCGACACCAACTGCAACCTCTTTCAAATCGGCTCCGAAACCGCCGACGACATCCAGGACCTCTGCGTGGACAACATCTACGTGCTTGCCGCGAACAAGGCCGGCTTCTCCATCTCGACCAACGACGGCGCGCACATCAAAAACGTCCACCTCAACTGCGGGCACACCGGCACGCTACACTCGCGCAGCAAAATGCTCCGCACGCGTGCCCCGTTCTTCATCTCCATCTCGAACCGCGGCCGCGTGCTCGGCGCCGATGTGGAGCGTTACAAATTCGATGAAAATGGCTCCGTGCGCGACGAACTCCTCGTCACCAACTCCGACATCGGCCGGGTCGAGAACATCATCATCAACGCGATCGACTGCGAGGAAGTTTACGGCGGCAGCTCCTACGGCAACAAACCCCGCTGGCGCGCCTACGACGGCAAGCTGAACCGCGCCACGCCGATCATCGCCGGCTTCAAAATTCCCGACAACAAAGACGTGCACGGCGGCCTGAAGTTCAAGCTGCCCAACGGCCTTCACACCGGCTACATCACCAACGTGCAGTTCACCGACGTCACCGTGCTCGTGAAAGGCGGCAACCCCGAAAGCGACAGGGACGCGAACCCTCCGGAAATCGGCGTCGGCCGCTACAACGTCGGCGATTTGAAGACGCAGCCCGCGTATGGTTTCTGGGCGCGCCACGTGAAGGATTTTCTCCTCAAGGATTGCGCGGTGAATTACGAAACCCCCGACGCCCGCCACGCCGTTGTGCTCGACGACGTGATCGGCGCGCGCATCGAAAACCTTAAAGCCCCGACGCCCGAAAACGGCGCCCTCCTCGTCAAAAAAATCAAGTCTCAGGACGTGATCATAAAATAA